In Arthrobacter sp. QXT-31, one genomic interval encodes:
- the rpsF gene encoding 30S ribosomal protein S6, producing the protein MRPYELMVIIDPEVEERTVEPSLQKFLNVITNDGGTIEKVDIWGRRRLAYDIKKKSEGIYAVVNFTATPATAKELDRQLGLNETIMRTKIIRPEEQKVVAE; encoded by the coding sequence ATGCGTCCTTACGAATTGATGGTAATCATCGACCCCGAGGTCGAAGAGCGTACCGTAGAGCCGTCGCTTCAGAAGTTCCTGAACGTCATCACCAACGATGGTGGAACCATCGAAAAGGTTGACATCTGGGGCCGTCGCCGTCTGGCTTACGACATCAAGAAGAAGTCCGAAGGTATCTACGCCGTGGTGAACTTCACCGCGACGCCGGCTACCGCCAAGGAACTTGACCGCCAGCTGGGTCTCAACGAGACCATCATGCGCACCAAGATCATCCGCCCCGAAGAGCAGAAGGTTGTTGCTGAGTAA
- a CDS encoding single-stranded DNA-binding protein: MAGETTITVIGNLTNDPELRFTPSGSAVANFTIASTPRTFDRQSNEWKDGETLFLRASVWREAAENVAESLTKGTRVIVSGRLKSRSYETKEGEKRTVIELEVDEIGPSLRYANAKVNRTQRSGGQGGFGGGNSGGFGGGGFGGGQGGNQGGNTGGSWGGNQPAAQDDPWATPGVSNAGGGWGNGPDSEPPF, translated from the coding sequence ATGGCAGGCGAAACCACTATTACGGTCATCGGTAATCTCACCAATGACCCCGAACTGAGGTTCACACCGTCAGGTTCGGCAGTAGCGAACTTCACCATCGCATCCACGCCCCGCACCTTCGACCGCCAGTCCAACGAATGGAAGGACGGGGAAACCCTGTTCCTCCGCGCTTCGGTCTGGCGGGAGGCAGCAGAAAACGTTGCCGAGTCCCTCACCAAGGGCACCCGCGTGATTGTTTCCGGCCGCCTGAAGAGCCGTTCCTACGAAACCAAGGAAGGCGAGAAGCGCACCGTTATCGAGCTCGAAGTCGATGAAATCGGCCCGAGCCTGCGTTACGCCAATGCCAAAGTCAACCGCACCCAGCGCTCCGGCGGCCAGGGCGGATTCGGCGGCGGCAACAGCGGCGGATTCGGTGGCGGTGGATTCGGTGGCGGCCAGGGTGGAAACCAGGGCGGCAACACCGGAGGAAGCTGGGGCGGCAACCAGCCCGCAGCGCAGGATGACCCTTGGGCAACGCCCGGCGTCAGCAATGCGGGCGGCGGCTGGGGCAACGGCCCGGATTCCGAACCTCCCTTCTAA
- the rpsR gene encoding 30S ribosomal protein S18, whose translation MAKAELRKPKPKSNPLKAADITVIDYKDVALLRKFISDRGKIRARRVTGVTVQEQRKIAQAIKNAREVALLPYSGAGRG comes from the coding sequence ATGGCTAAGGCTGAACTCCGTAAGCCCAAACCAAAGTCCAACCCCTTGAAGGCCGCTGACATCACTGTCATCGACTACAAGGACGTAGCATTGCTGCGCAAGTTCATCTCCGACCGCGGAAAGATCCGCGCCCGTCGCGTCACTGGCGTCACGGTGCAGGAGCAGCGCAAGATCGCCCAGGCAATCAAGAACGCCCGCGAAGTTGCTCTGCTGCCCTACTCCGGCGCTGGCCGGGGCTAA
- the rplI gene encoding 50S ribosomal protein L9 translates to MAKLILTHEVTGLGAAGDVVEVKDGYARNYLLPRGFALTWSKGGEKQVESIKAARAAREHASLEDAQKQAAALSAKPVKLVVKAGESGRLFGTVKQADVADAVEAAGLGSIDKRKVELPAHIKSVGSYQANVRLHDDVAAVIELDVVAGK, encoded by the coding sequence ATGGCAAAGCTCATTCTGACCCACGAAGTAACCGGTCTCGGTGCTGCTGGCGACGTTGTCGAGGTCAAGGACGGTTACGCCCGTAACTACCTGCTGCCCCGCGGTTTCGCCCTGACCTGGTCGAAGGGTGGCGAGAAGCAGGTTGAGTCCATCAAGGCTGCCCGCGCCGCCCGCGAGCACGCTTCCCTGGAAGATGCTCAGAAGCAGGCCGCCGCTCTGTCCGCCAAGCCGGTCAAGCTGGTTGTCAAGGCCGGCGAAAGCGGCCGCCTGTTCGGCACGGTCAAGCAGGCCGACGTTGCCGACGCTGTTGAGGCCGCAGGCCTGGGCAGCATCGACAAGCGCAAGGTTGAACTGCCGGCTCACATCAAGTCGGTTGGTTCCTACCAGGCCAACGTCCGTCTGCACGACGACGTTGCCGCTGTGATCGAACTCGACGTAGTCGCAGGCAAGTAG
- a CDS encoding dihydrofolate reductase family protein — translation MRKVTAGLFHSVDGVVQDPFKFQFDSFDEDLGKGLTRMINTVDTVVLGRVSYQEWAGYWPNASQDEDFAAFINPVQKFVASRTLSEPLEWQNSRRIEGPLEEFITDLKTREGGEIAVCGSISVTRQLLFAGLLDELTLMTHPVVAGSGRRLFEEGDPLTRLVLKDQYRTSKGNVVSTYSLRGD, via the coding sequence ATGCGCAAAGTTACTGCCGGACTGTTCCACTCCGTGGACGGCGTGGTGCAGGACCCGTTCAAGTTCCAGTTCGACAGCTTCGATGAGGACCTGGGCAAGGGGCTGACCAGGATGATCAACACCGTGGACACGGTGGTCCTGGGCCGGGTGAGCTATCAGGAGTGGGCCGGGTACTGGCCCAACGCTTCCCAGGACGAGGACTTCGCGGCCTTCATCAACCCGGTGCAAAAGTTCGTTGCGTCCCGCACCCTGTCCGAGCCTCTGGAATGGCAGAACTCCCGCCGGATCGAGGGACCGCTGGAGGAGTTCATCACCGACCTCAAAACGCGCGAGGGCGGAGAGATCGCTGTATGCGGCAGCATCTCGGTGACCCGACAGCTGCTGTTCGCCGGCCTCCTCGATGAGCTGACCCTCATGACGCACCCCGTGGTGGCCGGCAGCGGGCGGCGGCTCTTCGAGGAAGGCGACCCACTGACAAGGCTGGTGCTGAAGGACCAGTACCGGACCAGCAAAGGCAACGTCGTGAGCACCTACAGCCTGCGCGGGGACTGA
- a CDS encoding DUF1801 domain-containing protein: MAENKTQVTGASADDFIAAVKHPVRRQDGQRLRDLMAELTGQEPEMWGPTIVGFGRVHYRYASGREGDTAAVGFSPRKASLSLYGLTNAPESAALLSQLGKHKTGAGCLYITKLADVDETVLAELISLGYRYGISVLHSQ; encoded by the coding sequence ATGGCGGAGAACAAGACACAGGTGACGGGGGCTTCCGCTGATGACTTCATCGCGGCCGTGAAGCACCCGGTACGGCGGCAGGATGGCCAGCGCCTGCGGGACCTCATGGCGGAGCTGACGGGACAGGAGCCGGAGATGTGGGGTCCCACCATCGTCGGGTTCGGCAGAGTGCACTACAGGTACGCCAGCGGGCGGGAAGGGGATACAGCAGCGGTTGGATTTTCGCCGCGCAAGGCCAGCCTGTCGCTGTATGGCCTCACCAATGCGCCCGAGTCGGCTGCGCTGCTGAGCCAGCTGGGCAAGCACAAGACAGGGGCGGGATGCCTCTACATCACCAAGCTGGCCGACGTCGATGAAACCGTGCTGGCCGAGCTGATCAGTCTCGGTTACCGCTACGGCATATCTGTTCTGCACAGCCAGTAG
- a CDS encoding FMN reductase: protein METRRITVLSAGLGVPSSSRLLADQLAAAVTGKLAAAGYEVTIDVVELRELAVDIANNFVTGFAPPRLAEVIAGVEASDGIIAVTPVFSASYSGLFKSFIDVLDPKSLDGKAVLPGATGGTDRHQMVLDHAMRPLFSYLRTRTTATAVFAGPQDWGNTDDGGTPLSLRIERAAAEFSRLLEGEQPGRKPAPLESLPFEQLLAGISGGQ from the coding sequence ATGGAGACCCGCCGCATAACCGTCCTGTCCGCCGGCCTGGGGGTCCCGTCGTCAAGCCGGCTGCTTGCCGACCAGCTGGCCGCCGCCGTCACCGGGAAGCTGGCTGCGGCTGGTTACGAAGTGACCATCGACGTTGTGGAGCTCCGCGAGCTGGCCGTGGACATCGCCAACAACTTTGTCACGGGGTTCGCGCCGCCCCGGTTGGCCGAGGTGATTGCCGGCGTCGAAGCCTCCGACGGGATCATCGCCGTCACCCCCGTGTTCAGTGCCTCCTACAGCGGCCTGTTCAAGTCCTTCATTGACGTCCTCGACCCCAAATCCCTGGACGGCAAGGCAGTGCTCCCGGGCGCCACCGGGGGAACGGACCGCCACCAGATGGTCCTGGATCACGCCATGCGCCCGCTGTTCAGCTACCTGCGCACTCGCACCACGGCCACGGCCGTCTTTGCCGGCCCGCAGGACTGGGGAAACACGGACGACGGCGGGACTCCCCTTTCGCTGCGCATCGAACGGGCCGCGGCGGAATTTAGCCGCCTCCTGGAAGGGGAGCAGCCGGGCCGCAAGCCGGCTCCCCTGGAGTCGCTGCCTTTCGAGCAGTTGCTGGCCGGAATCTCTGGCGGCCAGTAG
- a CDS encoding TFIIB-type zinc ribbon-containing protein codes for MKCPIDSSDLVMSERSGVEIDYCPQCRGVWLDRGELDKIIDRVNAGAAAPPAPVPPATPAPGMAPPPLYRDFEPRRDQPRRDQPRYDDRSYGKGYDRDSDRRHHKKKEGWLGDLFDF; via the coding sequence ATGAAATGTCCCATTGATTCTTCAGACCTGGTCATGAGCGAACGCAGCGGTGTGGAAATCGACTACTGCCCGCAGTGCCGGGGGGTGTGGCTGGACCGCGGCGAGCTGGACAAGATCATCGACCGCGTCAATGCCGGGGCGGCGGCACCTCCGGCGCCCGTTCCGCCGGCTACCCCCGCGCCCGGCATGGCACCGCCGCCGCTGTACCGTGACTTTGAACCGCGGCGGGATCAGCCGCGGCGGGATCAGCCGCGCTACGATGACCGGAGCTACGGCAAGGGCTACGACCGCGACTCCGACCGCCGCCACCACAAGAAGAAAGAGGGCTGGCTGGGGGACCTGTTCGACTTCTAG